One Drosophila kikkawai strain 14028-0561.14 chromosome 3L, DkikHiC1v2, whole genome shotgun sequence genomic window carries:
- the Mbs gene encoding protein phosphatase 1 regulatory subunit 12B isoform X24 produces MSFRSRSRTQAPLASRRRSLSSSSRMAPSSASSGAYNYNGSSYNGSSSSSGRPLSTGYFPSSGGGISSSYQSPYASVYSSRESLYGGGGASGGRSAYGSGSGGYESSRYNPSSYSSTPYSAASDRYVSPYSSIYDNGVTTASLSFKSPGLSSSNSFKGSRLLKTKSLSASNSSLNAGAYGSSTPSTSAGATVAAIAATRSNSLREQERKSRNRSRSKSAAQRSISASSEKSEGYESGSERTSRSRLGSTASTATTSESKSDKAENGDGIDYKALWEAAKLENDKLKQMLKQKDDEVVQTRATLERFANATSKNSLSELEKRERRAMERKLSELEEELKLLQKLKTENDRLRAENRALTRVVSKLTTSAQSQLAKTK; encoded by the exons ATGTCCTTTCGCTCAAGATCACGAACCCAGGCACCGCTGGCCAGTCGCCGGCGTTCCCTGTCCTCCAGCTCGCGTATGGCTCCCTCGAGCGCTTCTTCGGGTGCCTATAACTATAATGGGAGTAGCTACAATGGATCCAGCAGCAGCTCGGGTCGCCCTTTGAGCACTGGCTACTTTCCTAGCAGTGGTGGCGGCATCTCCTCCAGCTACCAGAGCCCCTATGCCAGTGTCTACAGCTCCCGGGAGAGTTTGTATGGCGGCGGAGGAGCCAGTGGTGGACGCAGTGCCTACG gcagcggcagcggcggctaCGAGAGTTCAAGATACAATCCCAGTTCATATTCCTCGACGCCATACTCCGCGGCCAGCGATCGCTATGTCAGTCCCTATTCGAGCATCTACGATAATGGTGTGACCACAGCCTCGCTCAGCTTCAAGTCGCCGGGCCTGAGTTCCTCCAACTCCTTCAAGGGATCCCGTTTGCTGAAGACCAAATCCCTGTCAGCCTCGAATAGCAGCCTCAATGCAGGAGCCTACGGCAGCAGTACACCCTCGACCAGTGCAGGAGCAACGGTGGCGGCCATTGCAGCCACAAGGAGTAATTCCCTGCGAGAGCAGGAGCGCAAATCAAGGAATCGTTCGAGATCAAAGAGTGCGGCACAGCGGTCGATAAGTGCTTCCTCGGAGAAGAGTGAGGGATATGAA AGTGGCAGCGAGCGGACATCCCGCTCCAGACTTGGCAGCACAGCAAGCACGGCCACCACGAGTGAGTCCAAGAGCGACAAGGCAGAGAACGGCGATGGCATTGACTACAAGGCGCTCTGGGAAGCGGCCAA ATTGGAGAACGATAAGCTGAAGCAGATGCTCAAGCAAAAGGACGATGAAGTTGTGCAAACACGTGCCACGCTCGAGCGTTTCGCCAATGCC ACATCGAAAAATTCACTATCTGAACTTGAGAAACGCGAAAGAAGAGCTATGGAACGCAAGCTTTCCGAGTTGGAAGAAGAGCTCAAG CTGTTGCAGAAGCTAAAGACTGAGAACGACCGTCTGCGTGCCGAGAATCGGGCCCTCACACGGGTCGTCTCCAAGCTGACCACCTCGGCTCAGAGTCAGCTGGCCAAGACCAAATAG
- the Mbs gene encoding protein phosphatase 1 regulatory subunit 12B isoform X22 produces the protein MSFRSRSRTQAPLASRRRSLSSSSRMAPSSASSGAYNYNGSSYNGSSSSSGRPLSTGYFPSSGGGISSSYQSPYASVYSSRESLYGGGGASGGRSAYGNRYEYGAAKYHHHHHHQQQQFTSHHYLNQHSQPSTAVTSSANASASSVSTSASSCHAMPSSTTASIASNAAMPAATKTQTHHGNRYYLQLQPTASPGHHYSHLSVGKHISAHSYGPSKASALSSSLSTVSSSSSSTNSAPSTGTGSGSGGYESSRYNPSSYSSTPYSAASDRYVSPYSSIYDNGVTTASLSFKSPGLSSSNSFKGSRLLKTKSLSASNSSLNAGAYGSSTPSTSAGATVAAIAATRSNSLREQERKSRNRSRSKSAAQRSISASSEKSEGYESGSERTSRSRLGSTASTATTSESKSDKAENGDGIDYKALWEAAKLENDKLKQMLKQKDDEVVQTRATLERFANATSKNSLSELEKRERRAMERKLSELEEELKQLDAYKSDNHRLKEENAALIRVISKLSK, from the exons ATGTCCTTTCGCTCAAGATCACGAACCCAGGCACCGCTGGCCAGTCGCCGGCGTTCCCTGTCCTCCAGCTCGCGTATGGCTCCCTCGAGCGCTTCTTCGGGTGCCTATAACTATAATGGGAGTAGCTACAATGGATCCAGCAGCAGCTCGGGTCGCCCTTTGAGCACTGGCTACTTTCCTAGCAGTGGTGGCGGCATCTCCTCCAGCTACCAGAGCCCCTATGCCAGTGTCTACAGCTCCCGGGAGAGTTTGTATGGCGGCGGAGGAGCCAGTGGTGGACGCAGTGCCTACGGTAATCGCTACGAATACGGGGCCGCCAAGTATCATcaccaccatcatcaccagcagcagcagttcacCAGCCACCACTACTTGAACCAACATTCCCAGCCATCGACGGCCGTAACCTCATCCGCCAATGCCTCAGCCTCCTCAGTTTCAACCTCAGCCTCCTCATGCCATGCCATGCCCTCATCCACAACAGCTTCGATAGCTTCCAATGCCGCAATGCCAGCAGCAACTAAAACGCAAACGCACCATGGCAATCGCTACTATCTGCAGCTGCAGCCCACCGCTTCACCGGGTCACCACTATAGCCACCTGTCGGTGGGCAAGCATATTTCGGCTCACAGTTATGGCCCGTCTAAAGCCTCTGCTCTCTCCTCCTCTCTGTCCACCgtctcctcgtcgtcgtcctccacCAACTCTGCTCCCTCGACTGGAacaggcagcggcagcggcggctaCGAGAGTTCAAGATACAATCCCAGTTCATATTCCTCGACGCCATACTCCGCGGCCAGCGATCGCTATGTCAGTCCCTATTCGAGCATCTACGATAATGGTGTGACCACAGCCTCGCTCAGCTTCAAGTCGCCGGGCCTGAGTTCCTCCAACTCCTTCAAGGGATCCCGTTTGCTGAAGACCAAATCCCTGTCAGCCTCGAATAGCAGCCTCAATGCAGGAGCCTACGGCAGCAGTACACCCTCGACCAGTGCAGGAGCAACGGTGGCGGCCATTGCAGCCACAAGGAGTAATTCCCTGCGAGAGCAGGAGCGCAAATCAAGGAATCGTTCGAGATCAAAGAGTGCGGCACAGCGGTCGATAAGTGCTTCCTCGGAGAAGAGTGAGGGATATGAA AGTGGCAGCGAGCGGACATCCCGCTCCAGACTTGGCAGCACAGCAAGCACGGCCACCACGAGTGAGTCCAAGAGCGACAAGGCAGAGAACGGCGATGGCATTGACTACAAGGCGCTCTGGGAAGCGGCCAA ATTGGAGAACGATAAGCTGAAGCAGATGCTCAAGCAAAAGGACGATGAAGTTGTGCAAACACGTGCCACGCTCGAGCGTTTCGCCAATGCC ACATCGAAAAATTCACTATCTGAACTTGAGAAACGCGAAAGAAGAGCTATGGAACGCAAGCTTTCCGAGTTGGAAGAAGAGCTCAAG CAACTCGATGCCTACAAGTCGGATAATCATCGCCTGAAGGAGGAGAACGCCGCGTTGATTAGAGTAATTAGTAAATTAAGTAAATGA
- the Mbs gene encoding mucin-21 isoform X23 → MSFRSRSRTQAPLASRRRSLSSSSRMAPSSASSGAYNYNGSSYNGSSSSSGRPLSTGYFPSSGGGISSSYQSPYASVYSSRESLYGGGGASGGRSAYGNRYEYGAAKYHHHHHHQQQQFTSHHYLNQHSQPSTAVTSSANASASSVSTSASSCHAMPSSTTASIASNAAMPAATKTQTHHGNRYYLQLQPTASPGHHYSHLSVGKHISAHSYGPSKASALSSSLSTVSSSSSSTNSAPSTGTGSGSGGYESSRYNPSSYSSTPYSAASDRYVSPYSSIYDNGVTTASLSFKSPGLSSSNSFKGSRLLKTKSLSASNSSLNAGAYGSSTPSTSAGATVAAIAATRSNSLREQERKSRNRSRSKSAAQRSISASSEKSEGYESGSERTSRSRLGSTASTATTSESKSDKAENGDGIDYKALWEAAKLENDKLKQMLKQKDDEVVQTRATLERFANAQLDAYKSDNHRLKEENAALIRVISKLSK, encoded by the exons ATGTCCTTTCGCTCAAGATCACGAACCCAGGCACCGCTGGCCAGTCGCCGGCGTTCCCTGTCCTCCAGCTCGCGTATGGCTCCCTCGAGCGCTTCTTCGGGTGCCTATAACTATAATGGGAGTAGCTACAATGGATCCAGCAGCAGCTCGGGTCGCCCTTTGAGCACTGGCTACTTTCCTAGCAGTGGTGGCGGCATCTCCTCCAGCTACCAGAGCCCCTATGCCAGTGTCTACAGCTCCCGGGAGAGTTTGTATGGCGGCGGAGGAGCCAGTGGTGGACGCAGTGCCTACGGTAATCGCTACGAATACGGGGCCGCCAAGTATCATcaccaccatcatcaccagcagcagcagttcacCAGCCACCACTACTTGAACCAACATTCCCAGCCATCGACGGCCGTAACCTCATCCGCCAATGCCTCAGCCTCCTCAGTTTCAACCTCAGCCTCCTCATGCCATGCCATGCCCTCATCCACAACAGCTTCGATAGCTTCCAATGCCGCAATGCCAGCAGCAACTAAAACGCAAACGCACCATGGCAATCGCTACTATCTGCAGCTGCAGCCCACCGCTTCACCGGGTCACCACTATAGCCACCTGTCGGTGGGCAAGCATATTTCGGCTCACAGTTATGGCCCGTCTAAAGCCTCTGCTCTCTCCTCCTCTCTGTCCACCgtctcctcgtcgtcgtcctccacCAACTCTGCTCCCTCGACTGGAacaggcagcggcagcggcggctaCGAGAGTTCAAGATACAATCCCAGTTCATATTCCTCGACGCCATACTCCGCGGCCAGCGATCGCTATGTCAGTCCCTATTCGAGCATCTACGATAATGGTGTGACCACAGCCTCGCTCAGCTTCAAGTCGCCGGGCCTGAGTTCCTCCAACTCCTTCAAGGGATCCCGTTTGCTGAAGACCAAATCCCTGTCAGCCTCGAATAGCAGCCTCAATGCAGGAGCCTACGGCAGCAGTACACCCTCGACCAGTGCAGGAGCAACGGTGGCGGCCATTGCAGCCACAAGGAGTAATTCCCTGCGAGAGCAGGAGCGCAAATCAAGGAATCGTTCGAGATCAAAGAGTGCGGCACAGCGGTCGATAAGTGCTTCCTCGGAGAAGAGTGAGGGATATGAA AGTGGCAGCGAGCGGACATCCCGCTCCAGACTTGGCAGCACAGCAAGCACGGCCACCACGAGTGAGTCCAAGAGCGACAAGGCAGAGAACGGCGATGGCATTGACTACAAGGCGCTCTGGGAAGCGGCCAA ATTGGAGAACGATAAGCTGAAGCAGATGCTCAAGCAAAAGGACGATGAAGTTGTGCAAACACGTGCCACGCTCGAGCGTTTCGCCAATGCC CAACTCGATGCCTACAAGTCGGATAATCATCGCCTGAAGGAGGAGAACGCCGCGTTGATTAGAGTAATTAGTAAATTAAGTAAATGA
- the LOC138928604 gene encoding uncharacterized protein, with the protein MQRIIPIVAIVASLLAFVGAQICQECQADNDVYCLNQTSYQNCMKNAAFGAVETCPTGTVCSNSADVCVDSSQVDGTTVLDVCGLSASCQTCNTNKKYTCVSQTQFARCSSSGVVLSSSVYSCEEDEICIEAGLTFYNNICVPTCAADFVGFTSTCSNSVYQPSSTTTTTASPATTPEPSVQATGCTKAANADASLSSASYFYTSYTADATCRSYLYCQRATTGWTTVFLSCSGTRPYFDPTTSGCVSAKPTECT; encoded by the exons ATGCAAAGGATTATTCCGATCGTAGCCATTGTGGCTTCTCTCTTGGCCTTTGTGGGTGCCCAGATCTGTCAGGAGTGCCAGGCGGACAACGATGTCTACTGCCTCAATCAGACCTCGTATCAAAATTGCATGA AAAATGCCGCCTTTGGAGCTGTAGAGACCTGTCCCACGGGCACAGTTTGCTCAAATTCCGCCGACGTTTGTGTGGACAGCTCCCAGGTGGATGGCACCACTGTCCTGGACGTGTGTGGCCTTTCGGCAAGCTGTCAAACGTGtaacacaaacaaaaagtaCACCTGTGTCAGCCAGACTCAGTTTGCCCGGTGTTCCTCAAGCGGAGTGGTCTTAAGCTCCAGTGTGTATAGCTGCGAGGAGGACGAAATTTGTATAGAAGCGGGATTAAccttttacaacaacatctgTGTGCCCACTTGTGCAGCCGATTTT GTGGGTTTTACGTCAACCTGTAGCAACAGTGTGTACCAGCCGAGCAGCACGACCACAACAACAGCCTCTCCGGCCACCACCCCCGAGCCTTCAGTGCAAGCCACTGGGTGCACTAAAGCAGCTAATGCGGACGCAAGCCTTAGTTCCGCTTCGTATTTCTACACCTCGTACACAGCGGATGCCACCTGCCGCAGTTACCTGTATTGCCAACGAGCTACTACCGGATGGACCACCGTATTTCTATCCTGTTCCGGTACCAGGCCATACTTCGATCCGACCACCTCTGGTTGCGTGTCAGCCAAGCCAACTGAATGCACTTGA
- the Mbs gene encoding protein phosphatase 1 regulatory subunit 12A isoform X21 produces the protein MSFRSRSRTQAPLASRRRSLSSSSRMAPSSASSGAYNYNGSSYNGSSSSSGRPLSTGYFPSSGGGISSSYQSPYASVYSSRESLYGGGGASGGRSAYGNRYEYGAAKYHHHHHHQQQQFTSHHYLNQHSQPSTAVTSSANASASSVSTSASSCHAMPSSTTASIASNAAMPAATKTQTHHGNRYYLQLQPTASPGHHYSHLSVGKHISAHSYGPSKASALSSSLSTVSSSSSSTNSAPSTGTGSGSGGYESSRYNPSSYSSTPYSAASDRYVSPYSSIYDNGVTTASLSFKSPGLSSSNSFKGSRLLKTKSLSASNSSLNAGAYGSSTPSTSAGATVAAIAATRSNSLREQERKSRNRSRSKSAAQRSISASSEKSEGYESGSERTSRSRLGSTASTATTSESKSDKAENGDGIDYKALWEAAKLENDKLKQMLKQKDDEVVQTRATLERFANATSKNSLSELEKRERRAMERKLSELEEELKLLQKLKTENDRLRAENRALTRVVSKLTTSAQSQLAKTK, from the exons ATGTCCTTTCGCTCAAGATCACGAACCCAGGCACCGCTGGCCAGTCGCCGGCGTTCCCTGTCCTCCAGCTCGCGTATGGCTCCCTCGAGCGCTTCTTCGGGTGCCTATAACTATAATGGGAGTAGCTACAATGGATCCAGCAGCAGCTCGGGTCGCCCTTTGAGCACTGGCTACTTTCCTAGCAGTGGTGGCGGCATCTCCTCCAGCTACCAGAGCCCCTATGCCAGTGTCTACAGCTCCCGGGAGAGTTTGTATGGCGGCGGAGGAGCCAGTGGTGGACGCAGTGCCTACGGTAATCGCTACGAATACGGGGCCGCCAAGTATCATcaccaccatcatcaccagcagcagcagttcacCAGCCACCACTACTTGAACCAACATTCCCAGCCATCGACGGCCGTAACCTCATCCGCCAATGCCTCAGCCTCCTCAGTTTCAACCTCAGCCTCCTCATGCCATGCCATGCCCTCATCCACAACAGCTTCGATAGCTTCCAATGCCGCAATGCCAGCAGCAACTAAAACGCAAACGCACCATGGCAATCGCTACTATCTGCAGCTGCAGCCCACCGCTTCACCGGGTCACCACTATAGCCACCTGTCGGTGGGCAAGCATATTTCGGCTCACAGTTATGGCCCGTCTAAAGCCTCTGCTCTCTCCTCCTCTCTGTCCACCgtctcctcgtcgtcgtcctccacCAACTCTGCTCCCTCGACTGGAacaggcagcggcagcggcggctaCGAGAGTTCAAGATACAATCCCAGTTCATATTCCTCGACGCCATACTCCGCGGCCAGCGATCGCTATGTCAGTCCCTATTCGAGCATCTACGATAATGGTGTGACCACAGCCTCGCTCAGCTTCAAGTCGCCGGGCCTGAGTTCCTCCAACTCCTTCAAGGGATCCCGTTTGCTGAAGACCAAATCCCTGTCAGCCTCGAATAGCAGCCTCAATGCAGGAGCCTACGGCAGCAGTACACCCTCGACCAGTGCAGGAGCAACGGTGGCGGCCATTGCAGCCACAAGGAGTAATTCCCTGCGAGAGCAGGAGCGCAAATCAAGGAATCGTTCGAGATCAAAGAGTGCGGCACAGCGGTCGATAAGTGCTTCCTCGGAGAAGAGTGAGGGATATGAA AGTGGCAGCGAGCGGACATCCCGCTCCAGACTTGGCAGCACAGCAAGCACGGCCACCACGAGTGAGTCCAAGAGCGACAAGGCAGAGAACGGCGATGGCATTGACTACAAGGCGCTCTGGGAAGCGGCCAA ATTGGAGAACGATAAGCTGAAGCAGATGCTCAAGCAAAAGGACGATGAAGTTGTGCAAACACGTGCCACGCTCGAGCGTTTCGCCAATGCC ACATCGAAAAATTCACTATCTGAACTTGAGAAACGCGAAAGAAGAGCTATGGAACGCAAGCTTTCCGAGTTGGAAGAAGAGCTCAAG CTGTTGCAGAAGCTAAAGACTGAGAACGACCGTCTGCGTGCCGAGAATCGGGCCCTCACACGGGTCGTCTCCAAGCTGACCACCTCGGCTCAGAGTCAGCTGGCCAAGACCAAATAG
- the LOC108078598 gene encoding salivary glue protein Sgs-3 — protein sequence MQRIIATIAIVASLLAFVGAQTCQECQTDNDVYCLNQTSYQNCMKNAAFGAVETCPTGTVCSNSADVCVDSSQVDGTTVLDVCGTTGGNDDCQVCATGDKFSCVSSTQFARCSSTGELITSTVYSCDEDEVCIIDSLSQFGTLCVPTCAADYVGMEATCSNSVYQPITTTAAPATTPSADQRQQACRDAEPSSSPSYFYTRNYDDSACNSYLYCQKSGTDSWVALYMTCSASRPFFDVSVGNCVSTRPASCSDTTTSTSTVAPSSTPTDTPTDTPTDTPTDTPTDTPTDTPTDTPTDTPTDTPTDTPTDTPTDTPTDTPTDTTTDTPTDTTTDTPTDTPTDTPTDTTTDTPTDTPTDTPTDTPTDTPTDTPTDTPTDTPTDTPTDTPTDTPTDTPTDTPTDTPTDTPTDTPTN from the exons ATGCAAAGGATTATTGCGACCATAGCCATTGTGGCTTCTCTCTTGGCCTTTGTGGGCGCCCAGACCTGTCAGGAGTGCCAGACGGACAACGATGTCTACTGCCTCAACCAGACCTCGTACCAGAATTGCATGA AAAATGCCGCCTTTGGAGCTGTAGAGACCTGTCCCACGGGCACCGTTTGTTCAAATTCCGCAGACGTTTGTGTGGACAGCTCCCAGGTGGATGGCACCACTGTCCTGGACGTGTGTGGAACCACGGGTGGTAATGATGACTGTCAAGTGTGTGCGACAGGTGACAAGTTCTCCTGTGTCAGCAGCACACAGTTTGCCCGTTGCTCCTCCACCGGAGAGCTCATCACCTCCACTGTGTACAGCTGCGACGAAGATGAGGTTTGCATTATCGATTCCTTGAGTCAATTTGGAACTCTCTGTGTGCCCACTTGTGCTGCCGACTAT GTGGGCATGGAGGCAACCTGCAGCAACAGTGTCTACCAGCCGATCACTACTACCGCAGCGCCGGCAACAACGCCCAGTGCCGATCAGAGGCAACAGGCTTGCAGGGATGCGGAGCCCAGTTCCAGTCCCAGTTATTTCTACACGCGAAACTACGATGACTCCGCGTGCAATAGTTATCTGTACTGCCAGAAATCGGGCACCGACAGCTGGGTGGCCCTCTACATGACTTGTTCCGCCTCGAGGCCCTTCTTCGATGTGAGCGTCGGCAACTGTGTTTCGACACGGCCGGCCAGCTGCTCGGATACCACCACGTCTACCTCTACTGTTGCGCCAAGCTCTACTCCTACTGATACTCCAACTGATACTCCAACAGATACTCCAACTGATACTCCAACTGATACTCCAACTGATACTCCAACTGATACTCCAACTGATACTCCAACTGATACTCCAACTGATACTCCAACTGATACTCCAACTGATACTCCAACTGATACTCCAACTGATACTACAACTGATACTCCAACTGATACTACAACTGATACTCCAACTGATACTCCAACTGATACTCCAACTGATACTACAACTGATACTCCAACTGATACTCCAACTGATACTCCAACTGATACTCCAACTGATACTCCAACTGATACTCCAACTGATACTCCAACTGATACTCCAACTGATACTCCAACTGATACTCCAACTGATACTCCAACTGATACTCCAACTGATACTCCAACTGATACTCCAACTGATACTCCAACTGATACTCCAACTAACTAA
- the Mbs gene encoding probable GH family 25 lysozyme 3 isoform X26 has protein sequence MSFRSRSRTQAPLASRRRSLSSSSRMAPSSASSGAYNYNGSSYNGSSSSSGRPLSTGYFPSSGGGISSSYQSPYASVYSSRESLYGGGGASGGRSAYGSGSGGYESSRYNPSSYSSTPYSAASDRYVSPYSSIYDNGVTTASLSFKSPGLSSSNSFKGSRLLKTKSLSASNSSLNAGAYGSSTPSTSAGATVAAIAATRSNSLREQERKSRNRSRSKSAAQRSISASSEKSEGYESGSERTSRSRLGSTASTATTSESKSDKAENGDGIDYKALWEAAKLENDKLKQMLKQKDDEVVQTRATLERFANAQLDAYKSDNHRLKEENAALIRVISKLSK, from the exons ATGTCCTTTCGCTCAAGATCACGAACCCAGGCACCGCTGGCCAGTCGCCGGCGTTCCCTGTCCTCCAGCTCGCGTATGGCTCCCTCGAGCGCTTCTTCGGGTGCCTATAACTATAATGGGAGTAGCTACAATGGATCCAGCAGCAGCTCGGGTCGCCCTTTGAGCACTGGCTACTTTCCTAGCAGTGGTGGCGGCATCTCCTCCAGCTACCAGAGCCCCTATGCCAGTGTCTACAGCTCCCGGGAGAGTTTGTATGGCGGCGGAGGAGCCAGTGGTGGACGCAGTGCCTACG gcagcggcagcggcggctaCGAGAGTTCAAGATACAATCCCAGTTCATATTCCTCGACGCCATACTCCGCGGCCAGCGATCGCTATGTCAGTCCCTATTCGAGCATCTACGATAATGGTGTGACCACAGCCTCGCTCAGCTTCAAGTCGCCGGGCCTGAGTTCCTCCAACTCCTTCAAGGGATCCCGTTTGCTGAAGACCAAATCCCTGTCAGCCTCGAATAGCAGCCTCAATGCAGGAGCCTACGGCAGCAGTACACCCTCGACCAGTGCAGGAGCAACGGTGGCGGCCATTGCAGCCACAAGGAGTAATTCCCTGCGAGAGCAGGAGCGCAAATCAAGGAATCGTTCGAGATCAAAGAGTGCGGCACAGCGGTCGATAAGTGCTTCCTCGGAGAAGAGTGAGGGATATGAA AGTGGCAGCGAGCGGACATCCCGCTCCAGACTTGGCAGCACAGCAAGCACGGCCACCACGAGTGAGTCCAAGAGCGACAAGGCAGAGAACGGCGATGGCATTGACTACAAGGCGCTCTGGGAAGCGGCCAA ATTGGAGAACGATAAGCTGAAGCAGATGCTCAAGCAAAAGGACGATGAAGTTGTGCAAACACGTGCCACGCTCGAGCGTTTCGCCAATGCC CAACTCGATGCCTACAAGTCGGATAATCATCGCCTGAAGGAGGAGAACGCCGCGTTGATTAGAGTAATTAGTAAATTAAGTAAATGA
- the LOC108078712 gene encoding mucin-21-like, whose translation MQIILAIFLIFASGNLALETTTTLKCQVCLDANDVYCLNQTSYQNCMKGKPFGDVEVCPTGTVCTNDADVCVEKPDGTTIQDVCGDASTCESCTDSNKYTCVSSTQFARCKGTTLVTSAIYSCEEDEVCYQEGLKTYETICVPSCALNYLDAKPSCTNNEFTTTTTTAAPPTTPSDDEEQEICEAAANPSTSSEGATTASTSTADSTSTSDSTSTTASTSTSTTASTSTSTTASPGNKFFYTKNTLDNTCNSYLYCQKGPNDTKWATVFLTCLAPKQYFDSKTLGCVATKPADCS comes from the exons ATGCAGATAATTCTTGCAATTTTCCTCATTTTTGCTAGTGGTAACCTAGCCTTAGAAACCACCACCACCCTGAAATGCCAAGTGTGCCTAGACGCTAATGATGTTTACTGTCTTAACCAGACCTCATATCAAAATTGCATGA AAGGAAAACCCTTTGGCGATGTGGAGGTGTGTCCTACGGGCACCGTTTGCACCAATGATGCTGATGTTTGTGTGGAGAAACCCGATGGAACTACAATCCAGGATGTTTGTGGAGATGCATCCACATGTGAATCTTGTACTGATAGTAACAAGTACACTTGTGTCAGCAGTACTCAATTTGCCAGATGCAAAGGCACCACTCTGGTTACCTCCGCTATCTACAGTTGCGAGGAAGATGAAGTTTGTTACCAAGAAGGTTTAAAGACATATGAAACCATTTGTGTGCCCTCTTGTGCCCTTAATTAT CTTGATGCAAAACCCTCTTGCACCAACAATGAATTTACCACAACCACAACTACAGCGGCTCCGCCCACAACGCCTAGCGATGATGAGGAACAGGAAATATGCGAGGCGGCAGCCAATCCTTCAACATCCAGCGAAGGCGCAACCACTGCCAGTACATCCACCGCCGACAGCACATCCACCAGCGACAGCACATCCACCACCGCCAGCACAAGCACATCCACCACCGCCAGCACAAGCACATCCACCACCGCTAGCCCTGGAAACAAATTCTTCTATACCAAAAACACATTAGATAACACCTGCAACAGTTATCTGTATTGCCAAAAAGGCCCTAACGACACCAAATGGGCTACAGTTTTCTTAACATGTCTCGCACCCAAGCAGTATTTCGATTCAAAAACCTTGGGTTGTGTGGCAACAAAGCCTGCTGATTGCTCTTAA
- the Mbs gene encoding protein phosphatase 1 regulatory subunit 12B isoform X25, which yields MSFRSRSRTQAPLASRRRSLSSSSRMAPSSASSGAYNYNGSSYNGSSSSSGRPLSTGYFPSSGGGISSSYQSPYASVYSSRESLYGGGGASGGRSAYGSGSGGYESSRYNPSSYSSTPYSAASDRYVSPYSSIYDNGVTTASLSFKSPGLSSSNSFKGSRLLKTKSLSASNSSLNAGAYGSSTPSTSAGATVAAIAATRSNSLREQERKSRNRSRSKSAAQRSISASSEKSEGYESGSERTSRSRLGSTASTATTSESKSDKAENGDGIDYKALWEAAKLENDKLKQMLKQKDDEVVQTRATLERFANATSKNSLSELEKRERRAMERKLSELEEELKQLDAYKSDNHRLKEENAALIRVISKLSK from the exons ATGTCCTTTCGCTCAAGATCACGAACCCAGGCACCGCTGGCCAGTCGCCGGCGTTCCCTGTCCTCCAGCTCGCGTATGGCTCCCTCGAGCGCTTCTTCGGGTGCCTATAACTATAATGGGAGTAGCTACAATGGATCCAGCAGCAGCTCGGGTCGCCCTTTGAGCACTGGCTACTTTCCTAGCAGTGGTGGCGGCATCTCCTCCAGCTACCAGAGCCCCTATGCCAGTGTCTACAGCTCCCGGGAGAGTTTGTATGGCGGCGGAGGAGCCAGTGGTGGACGCAGTGCCTACG gcagcggcagcggcggctaCGAGAGTTCAAGATACAATCCCAGTTCATATTCCTCGACGCCATACTCCGCGGCCAGCGATCGCTATGTCAGTCCCTATTCGAGCATCTACGATAATGGTGTGACCACAGCCTCGCTCAGCTTCAAGTCGCCGGGCCTGAGTTCCTCCAACTCCTTCAAGGGATCCCGTTTGCTGAAGACCAAATCCCTGTCAGCCTCGAATAGCAGCCTCAATGCAGGAGCCTACGGCAGCAGTACACCCTCGACCAGTGCAGGAGCAACGGTGGCGGCCATTGCAGCCACAAGGAGTAATTCCCTGCGAGAGCAGGAGCGCAAATCAAGGAATCGTTCGAGATCAAAGAGTGCGGCACAGCGGTCGATAAGTGCTTCCTCGGAGAAGAGTGAGGGATATGAA AGTGGCAGCGAGCGGACATCCCGCTCCAGACTTGGCAGCACAGCAAGCACGGCCACCACGAGTGAGTCCAAGAGCGACAAGGCAGAGAACGGCGATGGCATTGACTACAAGGCGCTCTGGGAAGCGGCCAA ATTGGAGAACGATAAGCTGAAGCAGATGCTCAAGCAAAAGGACGATGAAGTTGTGCAAACACGTGCCACGCTCGAGCGTTTCGCCAATGCC ACATCGAAAAATTCACTATCTGAACTTGAGAAACGCGAAAGAAGAGCTATGGAACGCAAGCTTTCCGAGTTGGAAGAAGAGCTCAAG CAACTCGATGCCTACAAGTCGGATAATCATCGCCTGAAGGAGGAGAACGCCGCGTTGATTAGAGTAATTAGTAAATTAAGTAAATGA